The Candidatus Nanopelagicus abundans genome includes a region encoding these proteins:
- a CDS encoding thymidine phosphorylase: MSERFTVVEIISAKRDKHDLSDEQIDWVVDAYTRGVIADEQMSALLMAILLNGMNSREISRWTDAMIASGEKMSWSMLDRPTVDKHSTGGVGDKITLPLAPLVAACGAAVPQLSGRGLGHTGGTLDKLESIKGWKASLSNNEMLKVIQECGAVICAAGAGLAPADKKLYALRDVTGTVEAIPLIASSIMSKKIAEGTSALVLDVKTGSGAFMSDPKDAALLARTMVDLGKRAGVSTRALVTAMDVPLGLTAGNSLEIRETLEVLAGGGPSDVVELTLLLANEMLDAVGIKPKVSPADALKNGMAMDVWRKMIKAQGGDNDAPLPVAKEKIEIKADSSGKLLTLDALKVGISAWRLGAGRQKQGEVLQLGAGIEIHAKPGDIVKTGQKILTLHSDESARFDRAKEALVGAFSIGGVDDPIKRLPLVIERIEG, encoded by the coding sequence ATGAGTGAAAGATTTACAGTAGTTGAAATAATTTCAGCAAAACGAGACAAACACGATTTAAGTGATGAACAAATTGACTGGGTAGTAGATGCATACACGCGCGGTGTAATTGCTGATGAACAAATGTCAGCCTTATTGATGGCAATTTTGCTTAATGGAATGAATAGCCGAGAAATATCTCGTTGGACTGATGCCATGATTGCAAGTGGCGAGAAAATGAGCTGGTCAATGCTTGATCGTCCAACCGTTGATAAACACTCAACTGGTGGTGTGGGAGATAAAATTACGTTACCACTTGCGCCATTAGTTGCTGCATGTGGTGCAGCTGTTCCTCAACTCTCAGGCCGCGGCCTTGGTCATACTGGCGGTACGTTAGATAAATTAGAATCAATAAAAGGCTGGAAAGCATCACTTAGTAATAATGAGATGCTAAAAGTAATTCAAGAGTGCGGGGCAGTAATTTGCGCAGCAGGTGCTGGGCTTGCCCCAGCTGATAAGAAACTTTACGCCTTACGTGATGTAACTGGGACTGTAGAAGCAATTCCATTAATTGCATCCTCAATTATGAGTAAGAAAATTGCCGAGGGAACAAGTGCGTTAGTACTTGATGTAAAGACTGGCTCTGGCGCCTTCATGAGTGATCCAAAAGATGCTGCATTACTTGCTAGAACTATGGTGGATTTAGGAAAAAGAGCAGGTGTAAGCACTAGAGCATTAGTAACTGCAATGGATGTACCACTGGGGCTAACTGCTGGAAATTCATTAGAAATAAGGGAAACTCTTGAGGTATTAGCAGGAGGTGGACCAAGTGATGTTGTTGAGCTAACACTTTTACTTGCTAATGAAATGCTTGATGCAGTTGGGATTAAGCCAAAAGTATCACCAGCTGATGCATTAAAAAATGGAATGGCTATGGATGTTTGGCGTAAAATGATTAAAGCACAAGGTGGAGATAATGATGCTCCTCTTCCTGTTGCAAAAGAAAAAATAGAGATCAAGGCTGATTCATCTGGAAAACTATTAACTCTTGATGCACTTAAGGTTGGTATATCTGCTTGGCGATTAGGAGCAGGTAGGCAAAAGCAGGGTGAAGTCCTACAACTTGGTGCTGGAATTGAAATTCATGCAAAACCCGGTGACATAGTTAAAACAGGACAAAAAATTTTAACTCTACATAGTGATGAATCAGCAAGATTTGATCGAGCCAAAGAAGCTTTAGTAGGTGCCTTTTCTATTGGTGGCGTAGATGATCCAATTAAGCGATTACCATTGGTTATTGAAAGAATTGAGGGTTAA
- a CDS encoding cytidine deaminase has product MNINWDQLHTAAKDVMKNAYAPYSKFKVGVAGLVSDGRIVVGCNSENASYGVGLCAECGLVSSLTATGGGRLIAVVCVDGNGDYLSPCGRCRQLLFEHGGNEMLFMTPQGAKPFSELLPWAFGPEDLK; this is encoded by the coding sequence ATGAATATTAATTGGGATCAACTCCATACTGCTGCTAAAGATGTAATGAAAAATGCATATGCACCCTATTCAAAATTTAAAGTTGGCGTAGCTGGCCTAGTATCAGATGGCCGCATTGTGGTTGGTTGCAATAGTGAAAACGCTAGTTACGGCGTTGGGTTATGCGCTGAATGTGGATTAGTTTCTTCACTTACTGCAACAGGTGGCGGGCGCTTAATTGCGGTTGTTTGCGTAGATGGTAATGGTGATTATCTATCACCATGTGGAAGATGTCGCCAATTACTTTTCGAACACGGTGGTAATGAAATGTTATTCATGACTCCGCAGGGTGCCAAACCATTTTCAGAATTACTTCCTTGGGCCTTTGGCCCAGAGGATCTTAAATGA
- a CDS encoding ABC transporter ATP-binding protein: MSIELKAITKKFGSLVANDSIDLKVARGEIHAILGENGAGKSTLMNIVYGLAKADSGKIFVEDKEVIINEPADALRYGIGMVHQHFMLIPVFTVAENIALGREESRGVFLTLDEVKKKIKALADEFKFDIDPDALIEDLPVGVQQRVEIIKALIYDAKVLILDEPTAVLTPQETDELLNIMRTLKKKGTSIIFITHKLREVKDVADKITIIRLGKVVGTTSPDTSQEDLASMMVGRQVDLAPNKSEIKPGRVILDVNKLNVANSLGRKIINSLSLQVKAGEILAIAGVQGNGQSELTRAILNLEDHVQGSIKLDEQEILGLTVQDSLRKGIAYIPESRELDGLIGTFSIAENLILDVHDLAPVAKKGQLNNEYINQNSTKLVKEFDIRTQSIFENVSALSGGNKQKVVLARELSRDVKLVVASQPTRGLDVGSIEFVYEKLLSERSANRAILLISSELDEVLELADRIAVIYKGEIVGEVGPDVSREKLGLMMAGIK; encoded by the coding sequence ATGTCGATAGAACTTAAGGCGATTACGAAAAAATTTGGATCTTTAGTTGCCAATGATTCTATTGATTTAAAAGTAGCTCGCGGTGAAATCCATGCAATCCTTGGTGAAAATGGCGCCGGTAAATCAACATTAATGAACATAGTTTATGGCTTAGCAAAAGCTGATTCTGGAAAGATTTTTGTTGAGGATAAAGAAGTAATTATTAATGAGCCAGCAGATGCCCTTAGGTATGGAATTGGTATGGTTCATCAGCACTTCATGTTGATTCCAGTCTTTACAGTGGCTGAAAATATTGCACTTGGGCGAGAAGAATCTAGGGGAGTGTTTTTAACTTTAGATGAAGTAAAGAAAAAAATTAAAGCCTTAGCCGATGAATTTAAGTTTGATATAGACCCAGATGCTTTAATTGAAGATTTACCAGTTGGCGTTCAACAGCGGGTTGAGATCATTAAAGCTTTAATTTATGATGCAAAAGTACTGATATTAGATGAACCAACAGCGGTGCTAACGCCACAAGAGACTGATGAACTTTTAAATATAATGCGGACCTTAAAGAAAAAAGGCACTTCAATAATATTTATTACTCATAAGCTGCGAGAAGTTAAAGATGTGGCAGATAAAATCACCATTATTCGATTAGGTAAAGTGGTTGGCACTACATCACCAGATACTTCTCAGGAGGATCTGGCCAGCATGATGGTTGGGCGACAAGTTGACTTGGCGCCAAATAAGAGCGAAATAAAGCCAGGTAGAGTTATTTTAGATGTAAACAAATTAAATGTTGCAAACTCTTTAGGCAGAAAAATAATCAACTCACTTTCATTACAGGTAAAAGCAGGTGAAATACTGGCAATTGCTGGTGTTCAAGGAAATGGCCAATCAGAACTGACTAGAGCAATTTTAAATTTAGAAGATCATGTTCAGGGCTCAATTAAATTAGATGAACAGGAAATTTTAGGTCTAACAGTTCAGGATTCCCTGCGTAAAGGAATTGCCTATATTCCTGAGTCACGTGAACTTGATGGTTTAATCGGAACTTTTAGTATCGCAGAAAATTTAATTTTAGATGTACATGACCTAGCTCCGGTAGCCAAAAAAGGACAATTAAATAATGAATACATTAATCAAAATTCAACAAAATTAGTCAAAGAATTTGATATTAGAACTCAAAGTATTTTTGAAAATGTGTCAGCACTCTCTGGCGGAAATAAGCAAAAAGTTGTGCTGGCAAGAGAGCTGTCAAGGGATGTTAAATTGGTGGTTGCTTCTCAACCAACGCGAGGTTTAGATGTTGGATCAATTGAGTTTGTTTATGAAAAATTATTAAGTGAACGTTCAGCAAATCGTGCAATTCTATTGATAAGTAGTGAATTAGATGAAGTACTTGAACTAGCCGACCGAATCGCTGTCATTTACAAAGGTGAAATAGTTGGTGAAGTTGGGCCAGATGTTTCGAGAGAAAAACTAGGTCTAATGATGGCTGGAATCAAATAG
- a CDS encoding ABC transporter permease encodes MKQFLSTVRRITLLPTLSFIFAFFIGGIIIVISDPIIMAQLNSPGKFLTSAAARIGNSYLAIFQGSIYDVNLARESGVVRGFYPLSETIVTSIPLVFAGLAVALAFRSGLFNIGAQGQFIFGAIGASYVGFTFDLPPLIHVPLVLIVGIIFGGLFGGIVGLLKAKTGAHEVIVTIMLNYVAALFILWLLKTSIFLRPERFDPIAPDVNPSARLPKLLGADLRLHLGVFIALVVTYFVWWLLNRSTLGFKFRAVGANANAAKTAGISVPLVTTVTMFICGGIAGLGGAVHLIGTEYALTAGVAGSIGFDAITVALLGQATPLGTLFGAFLFGALQTGGRTLLSNTGTSSEIIQVIQALIVLFIAAPALLKKIFRLKKSVDSKSMAAKGWNG; translated from the coding sequence GTGAAGCAATTTTTAAGCACAGTTCGCCGTATTACGTTACTACCAACTCTTTCATTTATTTTTGCATTCTTTATTGGTGGAATTATTATCGTAATTTCTGACCCAATAATTATGGCTCAGTTAAATTCACCTGGAAAATTTTTAACATCAGCAGCGGCCAGAATTGGTAATTCTTACTTAGCTATATTCCAAGGTTCAATTTATGATGTTAATTTAGCTAGGGAGTCCGGAGTTGTCCGAGGCTTTTACCCATTATCTGAAACCATTGTCACTTCAATCCCGTTAGTTTTTGCTGGACTAGCTGTTGCATTAGCCTTTAGGTCAGGATTATTTAATATTGGTGCGCAAGGACAGTTTATTTTCGGAGCAATTGGGGCCTCCTATGTTGGATTTACTTTTGATCTGCCTCCTTTAATTCATGTGCCATTAGTTTTAATTGTCGGAATAATATTTGGTGGGTTATTTGGCGGAATTGTTGGACTCTTAAAAGCTAAAACTGGTGCTCATGAAGTAATTGTTACCATCATGCTCAATTATGTGGCTGCATTATTTATTTTATGGCTGCTAAAAACTTCGATTTTTTTACGACCAGAAAGGTTTGATCCAATAGCTCCTGATGTAAATCCAAGCGCCAGGCTTCCAAAATTATTAGGCGCAGATCTTAGGTTGCATCTTGGTGTCTTTATTGCTCTTGTTGTAACATATTTTGTTTGGTGGTTACTAAATAGAAGCACTTTAGGATTCAAATTTAGAGCAGTAGGCGCGAATGCAAACGCTGCTAAAACTGCTGGTATTTCAGTGCCATTAGTTACTACAGTAACTATGTTTATATGTGGCGGAATAGCAGGATTAGGTGGTGCGGTACATTTAATTGGTACAGAGTATGCACTGACAGCCGGTGTTGCAGGAAGCATAGGATTTGATGCAATTACCGTTGCCTTGCTAGGTCAAGCAACTCCTTTAGGTACATTATTTGGAGCCTTTTTATTTGGTGCGCTGCAAACCGGTGGTAGAACTTTACTTTCAAATACAGGAACGTCCTCTGAAATTATTCAAGTAATCCAAGCATTAATAGTTTTATTTATTGCAGCTCCAGCACTACTTAAGAAGATATTCAGGTTGAAAAAAAGCGTTGATAGTAAATCTATGGCTGCAAAAGGTTGGAACGGATGA
- a CDS encoding aldehyde dehydrogenase family protein has translation MSRIDINKTYKLFIGGAFPRSESGRVYEIKGNNKKFIANPALASRKDLRDAVVAAKAAHSGWANATAFNRGQILYRVAEIMQGRSDQFIDEICALEGVTTKVAKVQVEEAIDTWVWYSGWCDKLSSVSGSLNQVSGPFYNFTTPEALGVVAIFAENKPSLLGVVRTLAPVIASGNSAVLIASESYPLPAITLSEVLATSDLPGGVVNILTGKIAELAPWVGSHMEIDGVDVAGLSKKQEEELKLVGADNLKRIFRFSPTNHPERILSFMEQKTVWHPIGL, from the coding sequence ATGAGCCGTATAGATATAAATAAGACATATAAATTATTTATTGGTGGCGCATTCCCAAGAAGTGAATCTGGTCGTGTGTATGAAATTAAGGGAAATAATAAGAAATTTATTGCCAATCCTGCACTAGCCTCTCGAAAAGATTTACGAGATGCTGTTGTAGCAGCAAAGGCTGCGCATTCTGGATGGGCTAATGCAACTGCATTTAATCGTGGACAAATCTTGTATCGCGTTGCTGAAATTATGCAGGGACGAAGTGATCAATTCATTGATGAGATCTGTGCTTTAGAAGGGGTAACTACTAAAGTAGCAAAAGTACAAGTAGAAGAAGCAATTGATACCTGGGTTTGGTACTCAGGCTGGTGTGACAAGTTATCATCAGTTTCTGGTTCACTAAACCAAGTATCAGGTCCGTTTTATAACTTTACAACACCAGAAGCATTAGGTGTGGTTGCAATATTTGCAGAAAATAAACCATCATTACTTGGAGTAGTTAGGACACTAGCTCCAGTAATTGCTAGTGGTAACTCTGCAGTTTTAATTGCTAGCGAAAGTTATCCACTACCTGCAATTACTTTGAGTGAAGTACTGGCAACTAGTGATTTACCTGGCGGAGTTGTAAATATACTTACTGGGAAAATTGCTGAGTTAGCGCCATGGGTTGGTTCACATATGGAAATAGATGGAGTAGATGTTGCCGGCCTTAGTAAAAAGCAAGAAGAGGAATTAAAACTAGTTGGCGCAGATAATCTAAAACGAATATTTAGATTTAGTCCTACTAATCACCCGGAACGAATTCTTAGTTTTATGGAACAAAAAACCGTTTGGCATCCAATCGGACTTTAA
- a CDS encoding adenosine deaminase, whose amino-acid sequence MSLISMPTDEQIKRVPKALLHDHLDGGLRPQTIIELSQKIGYKKLPTQDPEKLAIWFEEACNSHSLVRYLETFAHTVAVMQTKEAIIQVARECAIDLARDGVVYAEVRGAPELFIEQGLTFDQVIEATTEGYKQGVAEAAKEGKKIRVESLLCGLRQNDKSQQTAESVVKYRNKGVVGFDIAGPEDGFPPTKQLDTFEYLRKENAHFTIHAGEAYGLPSIWEAIQICGAERIGHGVRIIDDIDFSGSTPKLGPLASYIRDRRIPLELCPTSNLQTGAAKTYAQHPIGQLAKLRFRVTLNTDNRLMSNTSMTNEMTQCVKSFDWKFADLQRVTINSLKSSFIPFEERLEIIEKIVKPAYAAISAE is encoded by the coding sequence GTGTCACTAATTAGTATGCCAACAGATGAACAAATTAAGCGAGTTCCAAAAGCTTTATTACATGATCATCTAGATGGTGGCTTGCGCCCGCAAACGATTATTGAACTATCACAAAAAATTGGTTATAAAAAACTACCAACTCAAGACCCAGAAAAATTGGCAATTTGGTTTGAGGAAGCTTGCAACTCACATTCACTCGTTCGTTATCTTGAAACTTTCGCACACACAGTTGCGGTCATGCAAACAAAGGAAGCAATAATTCAGGTAGCACGTGAGTGTGCAATTGATTTAGCAAGAGATGGTGTTGTTTACGCTGAAGTCAGGGGAGCGCCCGAGTTATTTATAGAACAAGGTTTAACCTTTGATCAGGTAATTGAGGCGACTACTGAAGGTTATAAACAAGGAGTAGCTGAGGCTGCAAAAGAGGGGAAAAAAATAAGGGTTGAATCTTTACTTTGTGGACTTAGGCAAAATGATAAATCACAACAGACAGCTGAATCTGTTGTTAAATATCGAAATAAGGGCGTAGTTGGTTTTGATATTGCCGGTCCAGAAGATGGTTTTCCACCAACTAAACAATTAGATACTTTTGAATATTTAAGAAAAGAAAATGCTCACTTTACTATTCATGCTGGAGAGGCTTATGGATTACCATCGATTTGGGAGGCGATACAAATTTGTGGCGCTGAAAGAATCGGACATGGAGTTCGTATTATTGATGATATTGATTTCTCAGGTAGTACACCAAAACTAGGTCCACTTGCTTCTTATATTCGAGATCGACGAATTCCACTGGAGCTTTGCCCAACCTCAAATTTACAAACAGGCGCAGCTAAAACATACGCACAGCACCCAATTGGGCAATTAGCAAAGCTTCGCTTTCGCGTAACACTTAATACCGATAATCGACTAATGAGCAATACATCGATGACTAATGAGATGACTCAGTGCGTTAAATCATTTGACTGGAAGTTTGCAGATCTGCAACGAGTGACTATAAATTCACTTAAAAGCTCATTTATTCCATTTGAAGAGCGGCTTGAGATTATTGAAAAAATTGTAAAACCAGCATACGCAGCAATATCTGCTGAATAA
- a CDS encoding ABC transporter permease, with product MKRQLNALQKRRQNGIIAMALLFVLFSIVFYISSTRVEPVVFGFYLGDEWKLISEWKVGSKSGVMIFLVISLIGIVFSYTQFIRDKKLSIGSFLFGFGSIMAFLCWAAAGKFIPLTGLLQAAVLLSVPLIFGSMAGLLCEKSGVINIAIEGQLLFAAFISAVVASLSQNIIWGLISAPIAGAAVSWILAYFSIKFQVDQVILGFVINVLVLGLTNFFYTVLLVPYESTWNVAGSFSAIQIPILSKIPIIGPILFNQTIIVYFMYLIVTVIQLALFKSKWGLRTRAVGELPVAADSVGIDVNKLRFQNVLLAGAVAGIGGAVFTIGAVGMFSQSMTAGAGFIALACLIFGKWSPKGAIVAALFFGFTNSLQSNLSIAGVPIPSEFMLMIPYIATIIAVSGLVGRVRAPAADGIAYTRGIK from the coding sequence ATGAAAAGACAGTTAAACGCTTTACAAAAGCGAAGACAAAATGGCATTATCGCTATGGCACTACTTTTTGTTCTTTTTTCAATTGTTTTTTATATCTCTTCAACGAGAGTCGAGCCTGTTGTTTTTGGCTTCTATCTAGGCGATGAATGGAAGCTAATAAGTGAGTGGAAAGTTGGCTCTAAATCAGGGGTAATGATATTTCTGGTTATTTCATTGATTGGAATCGTTTTTTCTTACACTCAGTTTATTAGAGATAAAAAGTTATCTATAGGAAGTTTTTTATTTGGCTTTGGTTCGATTATGGCTTTTCTATGTTGGGCTGCTGCTGGAAAATTCATACCGCTTACAGGACTGCTTCAAGCAGCAGTTCTGCTTTCAGTCCCACTAATTTTTGGCTCAATGGCGGGTTTACTTTGTGAAAAATCTGGAGTTATAAATATTGCTATTGAAGGTCAATTATTATTTGCTGCCTTTATTTCTGCAGTTGTTGCAAGTTTGTCTCAAAATATAATTTGGGGATTAATTTCAGCCCCAATAGCTGGAGCTGCGGTTTCGTGGATACTTGCTTATTTCTCAATAAAGTTTCAGGTAGATCAAGTTATTTTAGGGTTTGTTATTAATGTATTGGTATTAGGACTTACAAACTTTTTTTATACAGTATTACTCGTTCCTTATGAAAGTACTTGGAATGTCGCTGGAAGTTTTTCAGCAATTCAAATTCCAATTTTATCTAAGATTCCAATTATTGGGCCAATATTATTTAATCAAACCATAATTGTTTATTTTATGTATTTGATAGTCACAGTGATTCAATTGGCATTATTTAAGTCAAAGTGGGGGCTTCGAACACGCGCTGTAGGAGAGTTACCAGTTGCCGCAGATAGCGTTGGAATAGATGTAAATAAATTAAGGTTCCAAAATGTGCTACTAGCTGGCGCGGTGGCTGGAATTGGTGGCGCAGTATTTACAATCGGTGCAGTCGGAATGTTTTCTCAATCAATGACAGCCGGTGCTGGCTTTATTGCTCTTGCTTGCCTAATTTTTGGAAAGTGGAGTCCTAAGGGTGCGATCGTCGCTGCTTTATTCTTTGGATTTACAAATAGCCTTCAAAGTAATTTATCAATTGCTGGGGTACCAATACCTTCAGAGTTCATGTTAATGATTCCTTATATAGCAACAATTATTGCTGTTTCTGGATTAGTTGGACGAGTTCGAGCACCTGCCGCAGATGGTATTGCGTATACCCGCGGTATTAAATAA